A DNA window from Trypanosoma brucei brucei TREU927 chromosome 10, whole genome shotgun sequence contains the following coding sequences:
- a CDS encoding replication factor C subunit 5, protein MLWVDKYRPRTLDDVDLYPELTEVLKRLAESQDLPHLLLYGPSGTGKKTRAMAVLQQVYGPSVYSLRLEHKSVQVTDSKVVDIATLSSPHHIDINPSDAGNHDRVVVMQMIREIAQTVPLQSGTPGAAKYKVVVLNEVDKMGRAAQHALRRTMEKYMATCRLVLICNSTSRLIAPLRSRCLAVRVPSHSQENITKVIRTVCEKEGRMPPSPAFLAALSNQSEGNLRRAQLMLEAAAMTKVDFSGSGANIPQADWQVFLEEIANDILTEQTPKKLFEIRGKFYDLLGQCISGEVIMRGVLEALLNSVKPAMRPAVVSLAAKYDHNMKLGTKPILHLEAFASGVMQLLKRN, encoded by the coding sequence ATGCTGTGGGTCGACAAGTACCGCCCGAGGACTCTTGATGACGTAGATTTGTATCCGGAGCTTACCGAAGTACTTAAGCGTTTGGCCGAGTCGCAAGACCTCCCACACCTGTTATTGTACGGACCCTCTGGAACCGGCAAGAAGACGCGCGCCATGGCAGTGTTGCAGCAGGTGTACGGTCCATCCGTTTACTCGCTACGTCTGGAACACAAGTCTGTGCAAGTGACAGATAGCAAAGTCGTTGATATAGCGACACTGAGTTCCCCACACCACATTGACATCAACCCTTCCGATGCAGGGAATCACGATCGCGTAGTCGTGATGCAAATGATACGCGAGATTGCGCAGACCGTTCCCCTGCAGTCTGGCACACCAGGCGCTGCGAAGTACAAAGTTGTGGTGCTCAACGAGGTGGATAAAATGGGACGGGCAGCCCAGCATGCCCTCCGGCGGACAATGGAAAAGTACATGGCGACGTGCAGATTGGTGCTGATCTGCAACTCAACCTCACGTCTTATCGCACCCCTTCGCTCTCGTTGCCTTGCTGTCCGTGTTCCTTCCCATTCACAGGAAAACATAACCAAAGTCATTCGAACTGTGTGTGAAAAGGAGGGCCGGATGCCCCCATCACCCGCATTTTTGGCTGCCCTTAGCAACCAGTCCGAAGGAAACTTACGACGTGCGCAACTGATGCTGGAGGCAGCAGCCATGACAAAAGTTGATTTTTCAGGCAGTGGAGCCAACATTCCGCAGGCTGATTGGCAGGTCTTTCTTGAGGAAATTGCCAACGACATTCTCACGGAACAGACACCAAAGAAGCTGTTTGAAATTCGTGGAAAGTTTTACGATCTGCTCGGGCAGTGCATCTCAGGTGAGGTAATTATGCGAGGCGTCTTGGAAGCCTTGCTTAATTCTGTTAAGCCGGCAATGCGACCggctgttgtttctcttgCGGCGAAGTACGATCACAACATGAAGCTTGGCACCAAACCCATTCTCCATCTGGAGGCATTCGCATCAGGAGTGATGCAACTTCTCAAGCGAAACTGA
- a CDS encoding prolyl oligopeptidase, putative (curated by J. Mottram), with translation MRLAYPTARRSAASYVLHNVTVPEPYDYLEDPENNETKSFVKAQNDLFGEYMRSTEALGNKLYNRISQTFDFPRTSNPSFRNGRYYFYHNTGLQNQSVLKRATSLTDSNPTTFLDPNILSNDGTTALKATAWSEDESLFAYSASDKGSDWQHIHVRRADTAEDTEDVIEWAKFTGISWLHNTGFFYTRFPALKGDVDKGAETDAAKDPFVCFHRLGTKQDEDVVVLSLPEHPHWGVSAEVSNCHSYLVVSITDGCEPKNLIWITKLPIDGAEKLSPSTLTYNKLFNEFVGSFEYLGNDGTTFYFVTTRDAPRKKIISVDIATGKEQIVVGEREAVLDHAALVKNTLILVYLEDVKSTLYYCCLDKPELKKITIPIGAISSLFADRKVDLVSFKVTSFLLPGRSFVLDINDPEGSLRVFKDDNIEGLSADDFITEQKFYNSADGTRIPMFIIHRKGIVTSESPVLLYGYGGFNISLTPSFSSSRVVFLQHLRGVLAVPNIRGGGEYGEAWHNAGRLTSKQNCFTDFIEAAKFLHGNGYGNPATTAIMGGSNGGLLVAAVANQAPELFRCVICQVGVLDMYKFHKFTIGHAWRSDFGDPDKEEDFKVLQKYSPLHNIKSGVKYPAILVVTGDHDDRVVPLHSLKYIAALQHENPTEGGPFLARVEVAAGHGAGKPTSKIMQESADIYTFIAKNTNAQWTD, from the coding sequence ATGCGCCTCGCTTACCCCACTGCAAGACGCTCGGCAGCGAGCTACGTGTTGCATAATGTGACGGTACCAGAACCGTATGACTACCTTGAAGATCCTGAAAACAACGAAACGAAATCATTCGTGAAAGCCCAAAACGATCTCTTCGGTGAATACATGAGGTCCACCGAAGCACTTGGGAATAAGTTGTATAACCGCATTTCCCAAACGTTCGACTTCCCCCGAACGTCCAACCCCAGTTTTCGGAACGGTCGTTATTACTTTTATCACAATACTGGTCTACAGAACCAAAGTGTTTTGAAGCGTGCCACGAGTCTAACAGACTCCAACCCCACAACCTTCCTTGATCCCAATATCCTGAGCAATGATGGCACAACGGCCTTGAAGGCCACGGCATGGAGTGAGGACGAATCCCTGTTCGCATACAGTGCCAGTGACAAGGGAAGCGATTGGCAACACATTCACGTGCGGCGGGCAGACACGGCTGAGGACACTGAGGATGTTATTGAGTGGGCCAAGTTCACAGGTATCTCATGGTTACACAACACTGGATTCTTCTACACGCGCTTCCCAGCTCTTAAGGGGGATGTGGATAAAGGCGCTGAAACAGACGCGGCGAAGgatccttttgtttgcttccacCGCCTCGGTACGAAGCAGGATGAGGATGTGGTCGTACTCTCTCTACCAGAGCATCCCCACTGGGGGGTTTCTGCTGAGGTATCTAACTGTCACTCGTACCTTGTTGTTTCTATTACCGATGGTTGTGAGCCAAAGAACTTGATATGGATCACCAAGTTACCTATCGATGGAGCTGAGAAGCTTTCCCCTTCTACATTAACATACAATAAGTTGTTTAACGAATTTGTCGGTTCGTTTGAATACTTGGGGAATGATGGCACCACCTTTTACTTCGTGACAACGCGCGACGCGCCGCGAAAGAAGATCATCTCCGTTGACATCGCCACTGGGAAGGAGCAGATTGTTGTGGGGGAGAGGGAGGCCGTCCTCGACCACGCCGCACTCGTGAAGAACACTCTGATTCTCGTCTACCTTGAAGATGTCAAGAGTACTCTTTATTACTGCTGCTTGGACAAACCAgagttaaagaaaataaccaTACCTATCGGAGCGATATCTTCCCTCTTTGCGGACCGCAAGGTGGACCTCGTGTCCTTCAAGGTTAcatctttcctcctcccggGGCGATCGTTCGTGTTGGACATCAACGATCCCGAGGGATCACTTCGCGTTTTCAAGGATGACAATATCGAGGGCCTCTCTGCTGATGACTTTATCACGGAACAGAAGTTCTATAACTCAGCTGACGGTACCCGAATTCCAATGTTCATTATTCACCGGAAGGGGATAGTGACGTCGGAGTCTCCGGTGCTTCTCTACGGCTATGGAGGCTTCAACATATCCCTCACACCGTCGTTCAGCTCATCCCGTGTGGTGTTTCTACAGCACCTCCGCGGGGTTCTCGCGGTGCCGAACATTCGAGGGGGCGGTGAATACGGAGAGGCTTGGCATAACGCTGGTCGTCTGACAAGTAAACAAAACTGTTTCACGGACTTCATTGAAGCGGCGAAGTTCCTCCACGGAAATGGCTACGGCAACCCGGCAACAACAGCCATCATGGGGGGCTCAAATGGTGGGCTGCTGGTGGCGGCGGTTGCAAATCAAGCACCTGAACTCTTCCGTTGTGTTATATGCCAGGTGGGTGTGCTGGACATGTACAAATTCCATAAGTTCACTATCGGCCACGCTTGGAGGTCAGATTTTGGTGACCCAGATAAAGAGGAGGACTTCAAGGTGTTGCAAAAGTACAGCCCACTACATAACATCAAAAGCGGGGTTAAATACCCTGCAATTTTGGTGGTAACAGGTGATCACGACGACAGGGTGGTGCCACTGCATTCGCTTAAGTACATTGCGGCACTTCAGCACGAAAACCCAACGGAGGGAGGCCCCTTCCTTGCTCGTGTTGAAGTGGCCGCCGGTCACGGTGCTGGTAAGCCCACCAGTAAAATTATGCAGGAGTCGGCGGATATTTACACATTTATTGCAAAAAATACGAACGCCCAGTGGACAGACTGA
- a CDS encoding adaptin complex 1 subunit, putative produces MEAVLRKVEKLKQNFRHSGGGSKFFNTAWRGEGTALQHELNSNDKSRQKNAVKRIIAGMTMGRDVSHLFMDVVKLGQTTNLELKKLVYLYVLSNAKLQPGKALMAVNTFLQDTTNPSPVVRALAVRTMMCVRVDSVTEYTLEPLRRAVNDLDPYVRKNAVIGIGKLFHNSRQLYEDQGFSTELLKLLTDKAAVVVSNAAAVVMEVNSNGGTPIVLERHHIMHLLDQIPGTTEWGQLNILELVSCTRPGDDRFAEDVVSRVMLQTNHTNQSVVMGAIKVIINYLPHCGQSTVNEVGVRINSALVTLSRGDPEAQYVVCKNIHALLVIFPNLLINNLDSFYVRFSDPPYVKLEKLRLLLKLVSNSSANGILKELEEYSTEVDPFFVEEVVKGIAELALKIDSVAQSCVALLLRIVKNRPELLPQVVTSCKNITRKYPKLLVLGTLISECGADGVVEEEAKVSLIWMLGEFCEFVENGMDIIRKYIEELMLHEPPVQLSILSAVIKMFLRDPQGMEPTLNTVLDALTTQSSDPDIRDRAYAYWRLLSKGIGVAKMKEIVHGHHAAVAVESTFSDAMTMGDLLKSINTAAAVFARPAQSFLPPYGFVTEDGSDEEEEDEEAEPQSSEPQVGSTEAAQPSLFDFGPPAASQLPAGPNNAAAGAAATSHRDPLEDLLGGGLPAVPPKPVVQQASTLDDLFS; encoded by the coding sequence ATGGAAGCGGTTCTTCGCAAGGTGGAAAAGCTCAAACAGAACTTCCGGCACAGCGGCGGTGGCTCAAAGTTTTTCAACACCGCGTGGCGCGGAGAGGGAACGGCGCTGCAACATGAGCTTAACAGCAATGATAAGTCGCGCCAAAAGAACGCCGTGAAACGCATTATCGCCGGAATGACGATGGGCCGTGACGTGAGCCATCTCTTCATGGATGTCGTGAAACTCGGGCAGACGACAAATCTTGAGCTTAAGAAGTTGGTTTACCTATACGTTCTCAGTAACGCGAAGCTGCAGCCTGGGAAGGCTCTCATGGCGGTCAACACATTTCTTCAAGACACAACCAACCCTTCACCAGTCGTGCGGGCGCTCGCCGTGCGAACGATgatgtgcgtgcgtgtggaTTCCGTGACGGAGTATACACTGGAGCCCCTCCGTCGCGCTGTCAATGACTTGGATCCGTATGTTCGCAAGAACGCAGTCATTGGTATAGGAAAGCTGTTCCACAACAGCAGACAATTATACGAGGATCAGGGCTTCAGCACGGAGCTTCTAAAATTGCTGACTGATAAAGCTGCCGTTGTTGTCTCCAATGCGGCCGCCGTGGTGATGGAGGTCAACAGCAACGGCGGGACTCCAATTGTGTTGGAGCGTCACCACATTATGCACTTGCTGGACCAGATACCTGGAACCACAGAGTGGGGGCAACTCAACATCTTGGAGCTTGTTTCTTGCACCCGGCCGGGCGACGATAGATTTGCAGAGGATGTTGTCTCGCGCGTTATGCTGCAGACCAATCACACAAACCAGTCTGTTGTCATGGGAGCCATCAAAGTCATCATCAACTACTTACCTCACTGTGGTCAAAGCACAGTAAATGAGGTTGGCGTGCGGATTAACTCAGCCCTCGTGACACTGTCGAGAGGCGATCCCGAGGCACAGTACGTTGTGTGCAAGAACATTCACGCCCTGCTTGTCATATTCCCTAACCTTCTGATTAACAACCTGGATTCCTTCTACGTTCGCTTCTCGGACCCACCATACGTAAAGCTGGAGAAGTTGCGACTCCTGCTCAAGCTCGTCAGCAATTCCTCAGCAAATGGCATCCTGAAAGAGCTGGAGGAATACAGCACCGAGGTGGATCCATTCTTTGTCGAGGAGGTGGTGAAGGGAATAGCCGAGCTCGCACTTAAGATTGACTCAGTTGCGCAGAGCTGTGTGGCTCTGTTGCTGCGTATTGTTAAAAACCGCCCCGAGTTGCTGCCACAGGTGGTGACAAGCTGCAAAAATATCACCCGCAAGTACCCAAAGTTGCTTGTGCTGGGCACTCTAATCTCGGAGTGCGGGGCGGACGGCGTAGTGGAAGAGGAGGCGAAAGTGTCACTCATTTGGATGTTGGGTGAGTTCTGTGAATTTGTTGAAAACGGGATGGACATCATTCGAAAATACATTGAGGAACTCATGCTGCATGAGCCACCAGTTCAATTGAGTATCCTTAGTGCCGTTATCAAGATGTTTTTGCGCGATCCTCAGGGAATGGAGCCGACCCTCAACACTGTGCTTGACGCACTGACAACACAAAGCAGTGACCCCGATATACGCGATCGCGCCTATGCATACTGGCGGCTGCTTTCCAAAGGTATTGGCGTGGCCAAGATGAAAGAGATCGTCCATGGACACCATGCTGCAGTTGCCGTGGAGTCCACATTCAGCGATGCTATGACAATGGGAGATTTATTAAAGTCTATCAACACAGCTGCAGCGGTATTCGCAAGACCCGCCCAGTCGTTTCTCCCACCCTACGGCTTCGTCACTGAGGACGGTAgcgatgaagaagaggaagatgaagaagcgGAGCCGCAGTCCAGTGAGCCACAGGTGGGAAGCACCGAAGCTGCGCAACCGTCTCTCTTCGATTTCGGCCCACCAGCGGCATCGCAGTTGCCGGCGGGACCAAATAATGCAGCAGCGGGAGCAGCTGCAACCAGCCATAGGGATCCCCTCGAAGACCTGCTCGGCGGCGGTCTGCCAGCGGTACCGCCAAAACCAGTCGTTCAACAGGCGTCAACTCTGGATGATTTGTTTTcatga